The Altererythrobacter sp. CAU 1644 genome has a window encoding:
- a CDS encoding copper chaperone PCu(A)C has product MNINKVAAVFLAASCVSLAACGDAEAPVAETSEAGIPGMTITDGRMVLNAVEGNPAAVYFNLNYDGDRGLAVRKASVEGASSAMLHEYADNQGRREMMEALPITLSKGTKLAFEPGSRHVMAMGLSPDLKAGGTTNVTLTVSGGKTMTFPVEIVAAGDADR; this is encoded by the coding sequence GTGAACATCAATAAAGTCGCCGCCGTTTTCCTCGCAGCAAGCTGTGTTTCTCTCGCAGCCTGCGGAGACGCCGAGGCCCCGGTCGCAGAGACTTCGGAAGCCGGGATTCCCGGCATGACCATCACCGATGGGCGGATGGTGTTGAACGCTGTCGAAGGCAATCCGGCAGCCGTCTATTTCAATCTGAACTACGATGGTGACCGCGGTCTCGCTGTCCGCAAGGCCAGTGTCGAAGGTGCGAGCAGCGCCATGCTGCACGAATATGCCGACAACCAGGGCCGCCGAGAAATGATGGAGGCGCTGCCGATTACCCTCTCCAAGGGGACCAAGCTCGCCTTCGAGCCGGGATCGCGGCACGTGATGGCAATGGGGCTGTCGCCCGATCTCAAGGCCGGCGGCACGACCAATGTCACGCTGACGGTGTCGGGAGGAAAGACCATGACTTTCCCGGTTGAAATCGTCGCCGCCGGGGATGCCGACCGCTGA
- a CDS encoding threonine synthase — protein sequence MLTANLVGERRTFVTHLECSLTGERYEADKLQGLSAAGRPLLVRYDLEAAGGALRREALEARPTDLWRWRELLPVRRTENIISLGEIETPLIPIPRSGGTNVLVKDEGRLPTGSFKARGLVMAVAMAKELGVKRIAMPTNGNAGAALAAYATRAGIETLVLCPSDTPEVNVREIAAQGARVYRVNGLIDECGAIVGIGAAEGLWFDFSTLKEPYRIEGKKTMGLELAAQLGWRLPKAIFYPTGGGTGLIGMWKAFDELEQLGWIGSERPKMFAVQASGCAPIVKAFEDGVEHAERWENAHTVAAGIRVPKAVGDFLILRAVRESGGAALAVEEDDIVRATADSAAMDGLLLCPEGGATLAAYRNALEAGLVSATDDVVLFNCATGLKYPLEDRSAVLDKNALPDLAEL from the coding sequence ATGCTGACCGCAAACCTTGTTGGCGAACGACGGACCTTCGTCACCCATCTCGAATGCTCGCTGACCGGCGAGCGTTACGAGGCGGACAAGCTGCAGGGGCTTTCGGCGGCAGGCCGGCCGTTGCTGGTCCGCTACGATCTCGAGGCGGCAGGCGGGGCCTTACGGCGCGAGGCGCTTGAAGCGCGTCCGACCGACTTGTGGCGATGGCGCGAACTGCTGCCGGTGCGCAGGACTGAAAACATCATCAGCCTCGGCGAAATCGAAACGCCGCTGATCCCTATCCCACGCTCCGGCGGTACGAATGTGCTGGTCAAGGACGAGGGACGACTGCCGACCGGCAGCTTCAAGGCGCGCGGGTTGGTGATGGCCGTGGCAATGGCGAAAGAGCTGGGCGTCAAACGCATCGCCATGCCGACCAACGGCAATGCCGGCGCCGCGCTCGCAGCCTATGCGACGCGGGCAGGGATCGAGACTCTGGTGCTGTGCCCGTCTGACACCCCGGAGGTGAACGTGCGCGAAATCGCCGCGCAGGGCGCGCGGGTTTATCGCGTCAACGGGCTGATCGATGAGTGTGGAGCGATCGTCGGGATAGGTGCGGCCGAGGGACTGTGGTTCGACTTCTCGACGCTCAAGGAGCCGTACCGGATCGAAGGCAAGAAGACGATGGGCCTCGAGCTTGCCGCGCAACTGGGCTGGCGTTTACCCAAGGCGATCTTCTATCCGACCGGGGGTGGCACTGGCCTGATCGGGATGTGGAAGGCTTTCGACGAACTTGAACAACTGGGCTGGATCGGCTCGGAACGACCCAAGATGTTCGCGGTGCAGGCGAGCGGCTGCGCGCCCATCGTCAAGGCATTCGAAGACGGGGTTGAGCATGCCGAGCGGTGGGAGAATGCCCACACGGTGGCTGCCGGCATTCGCGTTCCTAAAGCGGTCGGCGATTTCCTGATCCTGCGCGCAGTTCGCGAGAGCGGTGGTGCCGCCCTCGCAGTCGAGGAGGACGATATCGTCCGGGCGACTGCCGATAGCGCGGCGATGGATGGCTTGCTGCTCTGTCCCGAGGGAGGGGCCACGCTGGCCGCCTATCGCAACGCGCTCGAAGCGGGGCTTGTGTCAGCCACTGACGACGTCGTGCTTTTCAATTGCGCAACCGGCCTCAAATATCCGCTCGAGGATCGGTCTGCTGTGCTGGACAAGAACGCCTTGCCCGATCTCGCCGAACTCTGA
- a CDS encoding GNAT family N-acetyltransferase, which translates to MTLIVRRYHDDDAEDFAQLNLRWIEEMFGVEESDRQQLLDPQGSILDPGGVIAIAELDGEVVGCGALVPPHHSPDDGQEWLELVKMATDPDAQGKGVASQVMTFLIDEARARGCDALWLETNDRLGAATRLYERKGFQRLEGDELWPTPYQRCNLQMVLEL; encoded by the coding sequence GTGACGTTGATCGTCAGACGGTATCATGATGACGATGCCGAGGATTTCGCGCAGCTCAACCTGCGCTGGATCGAGGAAATGTTCGGCGTCGAGGAGAGCGACCGCCAGCAATTGCTCGATCCCCAGGGATCGATCCTCGATCCTGGCGGAGTGATCGCCATTGCCGAACTTGACGGCGAAGTGGTCGGCTGCGGTGCGCTGGTGCCGCCGCATCATTCACCCGATGACGGGCAGGAATGGCTCGAACTCGTCAAGATGGCGACCGATCCCGATGCACAAGGCAAAGGCGTTGCATCGCAGGTGATGACCTTCCTGATCGACGAGGCACGGGCGCGCGGTTGCGATGCCCTGTGGCTCGAAACCAACGATCGCCTGGGTGCTGCCACCCGGCTCTACGAGCGCAAGGGATTTCAGCGTCTCGAAGGCGACGAGCTGTGGCCCACGCCCTATCAGCGCTGCAATCTGCAGATGGTCCTGGAACTCTAG
- a CDS encoding vgr related protein codes for MTPGEVELARSIFGSAIDYTQVTIRRRKWFPLQPRRITMAPRGHLHFHPLSANYCDDFSTASMSLRSLFIHEMTHVWQTQTRGPWYLVTRRMPWARYSYSLKPGWPLTRYGIEQQAEIVKHAFMLRNGMRVAGVPDVSAYDLLVNFPGASA; via the coding sequence TTGACGCCGGGAGAAGTCGAGCTCGCCCGCAGCATCTTCGGGTCCGCGATCGACTATACGCAGGTCACGATCAGGCGCCGAAAATGGTTTCCCCTCCAGCCGCGGCGCATCACCATGGCACCGCGCGGACACCTTCATTTTCATCCGCTTTCGGCCAATTATTGCGACGACTTCAGTACGGCTTCGATGTCGCTGCGGTCACTGTTCATCCACGAGATGACGCATGTCTGGCAAACCCAGACCCGCGGCCCATGGTACCTCGTAACCCGTCGGATGCCCTGGGCGCGGTATAGCTACAGTCTCAAGCCCGGATGGCCGCTGACCCGCTACGGGATCGAGCAGCAGGCCGAGATCGTGAAGCATGCCTTTATGCTGCGCAACGGAATGCGCGTTGCCGGAGTGCCCGATGTTTCGGCATACGATCTCCTGGTGAACTTTCCGGGAGCGAGTGCGTGA